A genomic segment from Desulfurobacterium pacificum encodes:
- the radA gene encoding DNA repair protein RadA has protein sequence MAKKSVFVCQECGYRSPKWAGRCPECGAWGSFVEETVTKKKNVRSSWNTKSSEPLKLTEVETIEEERISSGFPEFDRVTGGGIVKGSVSLISGEPGIGKSTLLLQLSHLFSQNHKVLYVTAEESVRQIALRAKRLGVESENLLVLAENNLEEIEKHISRINPEFVIFDSIQTLYLPHLESAPGSVSQVRESAAFITNTCKTKRITAFVVGHVTKEGTVAGPKVLEHIVDAVFHFEGDRGYNFRILKALKNRFGSTGEVAVFEMTDKGLKEVPNPSKFFLSERPESKPGSAVFVSMEGERPLLLEVQALVTRAVFTTPQRRARGIDANRLSIIVAVIEKELGYPLRNFDVFVNVVGGMKVTEPGIDLPVAAAIVSSYLNKPLRKDIALFGEIGLTGEIRKVRLEELREKEAKKNGFTVIKELKNVAQLTELVE, from the coding sequence ATGGCTAAAAAGAGCGTTTTTGTCTGTCAGGAATGTGGATACAGGTCGCCTAAATGGGCAGGGAGATGCCCCGAATGCGGCGCCTGGGGTAGCTTTGTAGAAGAAACCGTAACGAAGAAGAAAAACGTAAGAAGCAGTTGGAATACAAAATCCTCAGAGCCGCTTAAACTGACAGAGGTAGAAACGATAGAAGAAGAAAGAATTTCTTCAGGCTTTCCAGAGTTTGACAGAGTTACAGGCGGTGGTATCGTAAAAGGTTCAGTCTCTTTAATTTCTGGCGAACCAGGAATAGGAAAATCCACCCTCCTCCTCCAGCTCTCCCACCTTTTCTCCCAAAACCATAAAGTTCTCTACGTAACGGCAGAAGAATCCGTCAGACAGATAGCGCTCAGAGCAAAAAGACTCGGCGTTGAATCCGAAAACCTCTTAGTTTTAGCAGAAAACAACTTAGAAGAAATTGAAAAACACATATCACGCATAAATCCAGAATTCGTTATCTTTGACTCAATACAAACGCTATACCTTCCCCATCTTGAATCAGCACCCGGTTCAGTATCTCAGGTTAGAGAATCTGCAGCTTTCATAACAAACACCTGTAAAACGAAACGAATAACTGCCTTTGTGGTAGGTCACGTAACGAAGGAAGGAACTGTAGCAGGACCAAAAGTCCTTGAACACATAGTTGATGCAGTATTCCACTTTGAAGGCGATAGAGGCTATAACTTCAGGATTTTAAAAGCCCTGAAAAACCGATTCGGTTCAACAGGCGAAGTGGCAGTTTTTGAAATGACCGATAAAGGACTGAAAGAAGTCCCCAATCCTTCAAAGTTCTTCCTGAGTGAAAGACCGGAATCCAAACCCGGAAGCGCTGTTTTCGTAAGTATGGAAGGCGAAAGACCGCTTCTATTAGAAGTCCAGGCTCTCGTTACAAGAGCCGTCTTCACAACGCCTCAACGTCGGGCAAGGGGAATAGACGCAAACCGCCTCTCAATAATCGTTGCAGTAATAGAAAAGGAATTAGGATATCCCTTAAGAAACTTTGACGTATTCGTTAACGTTGTTGGCGGAATGAAGGTCACAGAACCCGGAATAGACCTGCCGGTAGCAGCTGCCATTGTCTCAAGTTATCTAAACAAACCCCTACGGAAAGATATAGCACTTTTCGGTGAAATAGGACTAACAGGTGAAATAAGAAAGGTGCGTCTTGAAGAACTACGTGAGAAAGAAGCCAAAAAAAATGGATTTACCGTTATAAAAGAACTCAAAAACGTTGCCCAACTCACCGAACTGGTAGAATAA
- the gpmI gene encoding 2,3-bisphosphoglycerate-independent phosphoglycerate mutase, with translation MAEFVTLIILDGFGYNPKKEGNAIALANTPFWDYLWSTYPKGLLKASGEAVGLPEGQMGNSEVGHMNIGAGRIVWQDIVRITKAVENGDFFRNETLKKAFEIAKKNNTKVHFIGLLSDGGVHSHIKHLFALIDMAKNEDVEKVCVHPILDGRDTPPKSAEKYLKELVEKVKSAGNASIGTFGGRYYYMDRDKRWDRTEKAYNAMVLGEGLECSDVLKALHEAYERGETDEFVTPYVVNKNCLIEDGDVIVFFNFRADRMRQIVSALGFENFDGFERKKVVKPSYIATMTLYDETFPFDVIFPPQSLENVLGEVISKKGYKQLRIAETEKYAHVTYFFNGGREEPFPGEERILIPSPKVATYDLKPEMSAFEVTEKVVERIKNGNYKLIVLNYANPDMVGHTGDLEAAIKAVETVDKCLKEVVKATLEKGGVCIVTSDHGNAEQMIDPEKGTPWTAHTTNPVPFVVVKGTCGAYNVKRREKKDVELPEYFDGVPVIGILGDIAPTILYILGEEIPAEMTGDVIVEGNFQDTICR, from the coding sequence ATGGCTGAGTTCGTTACTCTCATCATATTAGACGGGTTCGGATACAATCCTAAAAAGGAAGGAAATGCCATTGCTTTAGCCAATACGCCGTTCTGGGATTACCTATGGAGCACTTATCCTAAAGGTCTTTTAAAGGCAAGTGGCGAGGCTGTTGGACTTCCTGAAGGTCAGATGGGGAATTCTGAAGTTGGTCACATGAACATCGGCGCTGGAAGAATCGTGTGGCAGGACATAGTTAGAATCACGAAGGCGGTGGAAAACGGCGACTTCTTTAGGAACGAAACGCTTAAAAAAGCTTTTGAAATTGCAAAGAAGAATAATACCAAGGTTCACTTTATAGGTCTTCTCTCTGATGGCGGCGTTCACAGCCACATAAAACACCTTTTTGCATTGATTGACATGGCGAAGAATGAAGACGTTGAGAAGGTGTGCGTTCACCCGATTCTTGATGGAAGGGACACGCCACCAAAAAGTGCTGAAAAGTATTTGAAGGAATTGGTTGAAAAGGTTAAAAGCGCTGGAAACGCAAGTATTGGAACGTTCGGCGGTAGATACTACTACATGGACAGGGACAAGCGCTGGGACAGGACAGAAAAGGCATACAACGCTATGGTTTTAGGTGAAGGACTGGAGTGCAGCGATGTTTTGAAAGCTCTTCACGAAGCTTACGAGAGAGGAGAAACGGACGAGTTCGTCACGCCTTACGTGGTTAACAAGAACTGTTTAATAGAAGACGGTGACGTTATCGTTTTCTTTAACTTTAGAGCCGACAGAATGCGTCAGATTGTTTCTGCCCTTGGCTTTGAAAACTTTGACGGCTTTGAAAGAAAAAAGGTTGTAAAGCCTTCCTATATTGCTACTATGACCCTTTACGACGAGACGTTTCCCTTTGACGTTATTTTCCCGCCTCAAAGCCTTGAGAACGTTTTAGGGGAGGTGATTTCTAAAAAGGGATATAAGCAGTTAAGAATAGCCGAAACGGAGAAGTATGCCCACGTTACTTACTTCTTTAACGGCGGAAGGGAAGAACCGTTTCCAGGAGAGGAAAGAATTCTAATTCCTTCGCCAAAAGTTGCTACTTACGATTTAAAGCCTGAAATGAGTGCTTTTGAGGTTACAGAGAAAGTTGTTGAAAGGATAAAGAACGGAAACTACAAGCTTATAGTTTTGAACTACGCCAACCCGGACATGGTAGGGCATACAGGAGACCTTGAAGCTGCCATTAAAGCCGTTGAAACGGTTGATAAGTGTCTGAAGGAGGTGGTTAAAGCTACGCTTGAGAAGGGTGGTGTCTGTATAGTTACTTCCGACCACGGAAATGCCGAGCAGATGATAGACCCGGAAAAGGGAACGCCCTGGACTGCCCACACGACCAATCCTGTGCCGTTTGTGGTGGTGAAGGGAACGTGCGGTGCTTACAACGTTAAAAGAAGGGAAAAGAAAGATGTTGAACTGCCGGAATACTTTGACGGCGTTCCTGTAATTGGTATATTGGGCGACATAGCACCTACCATTCTTTACATTTTGGGAGAGGAAATACCTGCCGAAATGACGGGAGATGTAATAGTTGAAGGAAACTTTCAGGATACTATTTGTAGATGA
- a CDS encoding pyridoxine 5'-phosphate synthase produces the protein MAKRIRLGVNIDHVATVRNARRTFEPDPVHAAVIADLAGADQITLHVREDRRHVNERDLKLIKEVIHSKVNLEMAVTEEMINIALSVKPHQVTLVPEKREEITTEGGLDVVSNFEKVKDAVKKLKEAGIVVNIFIDPEEEQIEAAAKVGADAVELHTGRYAERFAENNEEETKRELERLKRAAAFAKAKGLRVYAGHGLTYKNVRAVAEIPEIEELNIGHSIVANAILKGMKEAVQEMIKLINGLA, from the coding sequence ATGGCTAAAAGGATAAGGCTTGGCGTTAATATAGACCACGTTGCGACGGTCAGAAATGCGCGCAGGACTTTTGAGCCAGACCCCGTTCACGCAGCAGTAATAGCAGACCTTGCCGGAGCTGACCAGATTACCCTTCACGTTAGAGAAGACAGAAGGCACGTAAATGAAAGGGATTTAAAGCTGATAAAAGAGGTTATCCACTCAAAAGTGAACCTGGAAATGGCGGTAACGGAAGAGATGATTAACATCGCTTTAAGCGTTAAGCCCCATCAGGTAACTTTAGTTCCGGAGAAAAGAGAAGAGATAACGACAGAAGGCGGTCTTGATGTCGTTTCAAACTTTGAAAAGGTTAAGGACGCAGTTAAAAAACTGAAAGAAGCAGGCATAGTGGTGAACATCTTTATAGACCCTGAAGAAGAGCAGATAGAGGCAGCCGCAAAAGTAGGCGCAGATGCCGTGGAGCTTCATACAGGAAGGTATGCAGAAAGGTTTGCCGAGAACAACGAGGAAGAAACGAAGAGAGAGCTTGAGCGTTTAAAAAGAGCTGCCGCTTTTGCAAAGGCTAAAGGCTTAAGAGTTTACGCCGGTCACGGGCTTACTTACAAAAACGTCAGGGCAGTTGCCGAAATTCCCGAGATAGAGGAGCTGAACATCGGACACTCAATAGTTGCCAACGCTATCTTGAAGGGAATGAAGGAAGCGGTTCAAGAGATGATAAAACTGATAAACGGTCTGGCATGA
- a CDS encoding nucleotidyltransferase domain-containing protein — translation MRRVRLSDYEISAIKEVAKEVFGEKTRVLLFGSRTNLREKGGDIDLYVIPQDTENLFNKEITFKAKLMVKLGERKIDVIIQKNPHRSIEKVALETGVEL, via the coding sequence ATGAGGCGGGTGAGGCTAAGCGATTACGAAATTTCAGCTATTAAGGAAGTGGCGAAAGAGGTTTTTGGCGAGAAAACCAGAGTGTTACTTTTCGGTAGCAGAACTAATCTGAGAGAGAAAGGCGGAGACATTGACCTTTATGTAATTCCCCAAGATACAGAAAATCTGTTCAATAAAGAGATAACTTTTAAAGCAAAACTAATGGTAAAGTTAGGCGAGAGGAAGATTGACGTGATTATTCAGAAAAATCCCCACCGTTCCATAGAAAAAGTAGCGCTTGAAACCGGAGTAGAATTGTGA
- a CDS encoding DUF445 domain-containing protein: protein MIEYLLPPIAGGIIGYFTNYVAIKMLFRPVKPYYLFGRKLPLTPGLIPSKREKLAEAIAKVVKENLITEEVVKKRLNEEKIYLSLKELIERFIDRFSENSEEYFQEFLAHIDNKPFKEFGNFPQIEESLKTFMDSIFRSLEGKTLNELIPSSLKRDLESFIDKKSEEIASYIVQLVKDKEFESIVYSFIDSALERLLAHVPFLPQNFKSSVAEKLGDAIVKNLRSLADDPALQSKISKLVWKKFQSVLNTKIDTNSRAFTEFRSFLNSLLDKYLNVLSEKTINDLPVLKEKILPHLYTLTVRFIQSEKETISSMAAEKLLKIIEEELPVILESIDIESMVKERVNALPVEEVEGLILKLINEELNYITLLGGVLGFIIGLFQSFVFYFLQ, encoded by the coding sequence TTGATTGAATACTTGCTTCCACCGATTGCAGGCGGAATAATAGGTTATTTTACCAACTACGTTGCCATAAAGATGCTTTTCCGCCCCGTTAAACCTTACTACTTATTCGGGAGAAAACTACCTCTAACGCCCGGCTTAATTCCATCAAAAAGAGAAAAATTAGCAGAAGCCATAGCTAAAGTTGTTAAGGAAAACCTTATAACGGAAGAAGTAGTTAAGAAGCGCCTCAACGAAGAGAAGATTTACCTTTCTTTGAAAGAGCTGATAGAAAGGTTTATAGACCGATTTTCTGAAAACAGCGAGGAATACTTTCAGGAGTTTTTAGCCCATATAGATAACAAGCCTTTTAAAGAATTTGGAAACTTTCCTCAAATTGAAGAGAGTCTTAAAACTTTTATGGATAGCATTTTTCGTTCTTTAGAAGGAAAAACCCTCAACGAGCTGATACCATCCTCTCTTAAAAGAGATTTAGAGTCGTTCATAGACAAAAAGAGCGAAGAGATAGCTTCTTACATTGTTCAACTTGTTAAAGATAAGGAGTTTGAATCTATCGTTTACTCTTTCATTGATTCAGCTTTAGAACGTTTACTTGCCCACGTGCCTTTTTTACCGCAGAACTTTAAAAGTTCAGTGGCTGAGAAATTAGGCGATGCTATCGTTAAGAATTTGCGCTCTTTGGCTGATGACCCTGCCCTTCAAAGTAAAATCTCAAAATTAGTGTGGAAAAAGTTTCAGTCTGTTCTCAACACTAAAATTGATACGAACTCGAGAGCTTTCACTGAATTCAGGTCTTTCCTTAATAGTCTGTTAGATAAATACCTGAACGTTTTGAGTGAGAAAACCATAAACGATTTGCCGGTATTGAAAGAAAAAATCCTCCCCCACCTCTACACCCTCACCGTCCGTTTCATCCAGTCAGAGAAAGAAACGATTTCTTCAATGGCAGCCGAAAAACTACTTAAAATCATTGAGGAGGAACTTCCCGTCATTCTTGAGTCCATTGACATTGAATCAATGGTTAAAGAGCGCGTTAACGCTCTGCCGGTAGAAGAGGTGGAAGGTTTAATTCTTAAACTCATAAACGAAGAGCTAAATTACATCACGCTTTTAGGCGGCGTTTTAGGTTTCATCATAGGCTTGTTCCAGTCTTTTGTCTTCTACTTTTTACAGTAA
- the thpR gene encoding RNA 2',3'-cyclic phosphodiesterase — MKKRLFIGTKVRLDELDKVRKEITSFGIEGKWVEEENLHFTYRFLGDFEEEKIPPLILSLKGKLKLCRAPEVVYRGVGFFEKKGIPRVFFVRVESEGIQRIKNAVDQALLPFGYPLDKEFVPHVTLLRIKRFRRATKFKSYVHRMKDFVFGEGKVNVVTLFESKLTSQGPIYTAVEEFHLD, encoded by the coding sequence TTGAAAAAGCGTTTGTTTATAGGAACAAAAGTTAGGTTAGATGAACTGGATAAAGTCAGAAAGGAGATAACATCTTTTGGTATTGAAGGTAAATGGGTGGAGGAAGAAAACCTTCATTTTACGTATAGGTTTTTAGGGGATTTTGAGGAGGAAAAAATCCCCCCCCTAATCCTCTCCCTCAAAGGAAAATTAAAACTGTGCAGGGCGCCTGAGGTGGTGTATAGGGGGGTGGGATTTTTTGAGAAGAAAGGAATTCCCAGAGTTTTTTTCGTTAGAGTGGAATCGGAAGGCATACAGAGAATAAAAAACGCCGTAGACCAGGCGCTTTTACCTTTTGGTTATCCTTTAGATAAAGAATTCGTTCCCCACGTTACCCTTTTAAGAATAAAAAGGTTCAGAAGGGCAACAAAGTTTAAAAGCTACGTTCACCGGATGAAAGACTTTGTTTTCGGAGAAGGCAAAGTAAACGTTGTAACGCTTTTTGAGAGTAAACTGACGTCGCAGGGACCTATCTATACTGCCGTTGAGGAGTTTCACCTTGATTGA
- the lptE gene encoding LPS assembly lipoprotein LptE, with protein MLLLLLLLSFSCASVETKQTTFKKVEHVYIFPVTNRTHEEALDVIFTKVADDVFYSDPRFKVDPKPIPGTTIIVKPSVDSISTFAVGFDRYDRATEYRMTVQATVKLFRYGFKKPFKVFKITRYDFYSNVGNPLEIERNRKECLSRIAEQIFSAVGEKLYAEGKEIESNAEVIK; from the coding sequence GTGCTTTTGCTGTTACTGTTACTAAGCTTTTCCTGTGCCTCGGTAGAGACAAAGCAAACAACCTTTAAAAAGGTTGAGCACGTTTACATTTTCCCCGTTACAAACAGAACTCACGAAGAAGCCCTTGACGTTATCTTTACAAAGGTTGCAGATGACGTTTTTTACTCAGACCCCCGATTTAAGGTTGACCCGAAACCCATTCCCGGAACCACGATAATCGTTAAACCTTCTGTTGATTCCATATCAACCTTTGCCGTGGGTTTTGACAGATACGACAGAGCCACCGAATACAGAATGACCGTTCAGGCAACCGTTAAACTTTTCCGTTACGGTTTTAAGAAGCCTTTCAAAGTGTTCAAGATTACCCGTTACGATTTCTACTCAAACGTTGGCAACCCACTTGAAATAGAAAGAAACAGAAAAGAGTGTCTTTCAAGGATAGCAGAGCAGATATTTTCAGCCGTCGGAGAAAAACTCTACGCAGAAGGGAAGGAAATTGAAAGTAACGCTGAAGTTATCAAATGA
- a CDS encoding holo-ACP synthase, with product MTPVGVGVDIVSVKRVKSLLEKYGRAFVKKVLPEDDGYCGRKRKGELAGCYAARFALKEAFVKAFSQADVKVKITDVKVSGGGESLKVETPYDNVFHYLFSISHEKEYAVAFVVLFKRL from the coding sequence ATGACACCTGTTGGCGTCGGCGTTGACATCGTTTCGGTTAAGAGAGTTAAAAGTTTACTTGAAAAATACGGTAGAGCTTTTGTTAAGAAAGTGCTTCCTGAAGATGATGGATACTGCGGCAGAAAGAGAAAGGGCGAGTTAGCGGGTTGCTACGCTGCAAGGTTTGCTTTGAAGGAGGCTTTCGTTAAGGCTTTCAGTCAGGCAGACGTAAAAGTAAAAATAACGGACGTGAAAGTTTCAGGTGGCGGTGAAAGCTTAAAAGTGGAAACCCCTTACGACAACGTTTTTCACTATCTTTTTTCAATCTCTCACGAAAAAGAATACGCCGTTGCTTTTGTGGTTTTGTTTAAACGCCTTTAG
- a CDS encoding biotin--[acetyl-CoA-carboxylase] ligase, with translation MKETFRILFVDEVDSTNEYLKRVPFEEALFVVADRQTKGKGRRGKNWISEKGKGLYLSGMFSLPPLSYRSLASLSFAVATVSVVKKYISRAYLKWPNDVYVDGRKLCGILVEVLKDRLIVGVGVNVSYSRDELSHLEVPATSLLAEGVSVDRKVLAEELAERIVLYKEKLYVGRFDVSEFEQFCPMVGKTVKIIDGKKSPLARVLGIDREGALIVEFDDEGGRRVGRIFSADVSVRIL, from the coding sequence TTGAAGGAAACTTTCAGGATACTATTTGTAGATGAGGTTGACTCTACGAATGAGTATTTAAAGCGCGTTCCGTTTGAGGAGGCGCTTTTCGTAGTTGCAGACCGTCAGACGAAAGGAAAGGGGAGGAGAGGGAAAAACTGGATTTCTGAAAAGGGAAAGGGGCTTTACCTTTCTGGTATGTTTTCGCTTCCGCCTTTATCCTATCGTTCTCTTGCGAGCCTTTCTTTTGCCGTTGCAACTGTTTCTGTTGTCAAAAAATACATTAGTAGAGCTTACTTGAAGTGGCCCAACGACGTTTACGTTGACGGTAGGAAGCTTTGCGGTATTTTGGTTGAAGTTTTGAAAGACAGGCTTATCGTTGGCGTTGGAGTGAACGTTTCTTACAGCAGAGATGAGCTTTCTCACCTTGAAGTTCCTGCTACTTCTCTTTTGGCTGAAGGTGTGAGTGTTGATAGGAAAGTTTTGGCAGAGGAGCTGGCAGAAAGAATCGTTCTTTACAAAGAAAAGCTTTATGTCGGAAGGTTTGATGTTTCGGAGTTTGAGCAGTTCTGCCCGATGGTAGGGAAAACGGTGAAAATTATTGACGGGAAAAAATCCCCCCTCGCCCGCGTCTTAGGAATAGACAGAGAAGGTGCGCTAATTGTTGAATTTGACGATGAGGGTGGGAGGAGAGTGGGGAGGATTTTTTCCGCAGATGTATCTGTTAGAATTCTATAA
- a CDS encoding FeoA family protein yields the protein MRLIDVKEGEKVKIINIIGGCGLKNRLASIGIYPGAEIKVVKSPPGPLIVETAGSRFAIGKGMAARIEVEK from the coding sequence ATGAGATTAATAGACGTAAAAGAAGGCGAAAAAGTTAAAATAATTAACATAATAGGCGGTTGCGGACTCAAAAATAGACTTGCATCAATAGGAATATACCCCGGTGCAGAAATTAAAGTAGTAAAATCCCCCCCCGGTCCCCTCATAGTAGAAACTGCAGGCTCACGATTCGCCATAGGAAAAGGAATGGCAGCACGAATAGAGGTAGAAAAATGA
- the feoB gene encoding ferrous iron transport protein B translates to MKRKIRVAIAGNPNVGKTALMNALAGTNEKIGNWPGVTVQKKVGAYNFRGFEIELIDLPGIYSLTSYTLEEKVARSFLLKKDYDVVLNVIDATLLGRNLYLTLELLEMGIKPIIALNKVDEIEQSGFKIDAKKLEQILHLPVIPISATKKKGLEELSETILRVATGDLTLKGFEPRYSKDLENAIMLITYRLESVLLEENLPFPLRWLAIKLLEQDPEIIEQLDKYVADPEIILKELEEIEEVIQQRHRCDLPSFVAKERFHLASEIAKKAITKTKPTAALTISDRIDKIVTNPLTGIPIFFLIMWLVFKLTFSISAPFTDLIDYFFGQFLPDLVETKFNFLPHFLISLLDDGVFAGVGAVLMFLPILSVLFFLMSILEDTGYMARAAALWDNFMKLFGLSGASVIPMILGFGCNVPAVYATRAMRSPTQKLITMMVIPWISCSARLPVYAVFTAAFFKNYQSLVIFGLYLTGVLFALAFAFIVSKKLKTTEEEFFIELPSYKLPAWNVVLNQTYIEVREFVQKAGTVIFALSVFIWLIASLPPGTDYASPESLVGHLGKALQPIFEPIGIHDWKPIVALIFGALAKEVVVGTLGTLYGVEHSISQALSNTFTPASALSYMVFVLLYIPCVATIAAIKQESGSWKYPAILIVTELTVAWIAAFSVYHVAKVFLNG, encoded by the coding sequence ATGAAAAGAAAGATAAGAGTAGCCATTGCCGGCAACCCGAACGTCGGCAAGACTGCCCTTATGAACGCCCTGGCAGGCACAAACGAAAAAATCGGCAACTGGCCCGGCGTAACAGTTCAAAAGAAAGTTGGCGCCTACAATTTCAGAGGCTTTGAAATAGAACTTATTGACCTTCCTGGAATATACAGTCTGACTTCCTACACCTTAGAGGAAAAAGTAGCAAGAAGCTTTTTACTTAAAAAAGATTACGACGTCGTTCTCAACGTAATTGATGCAACCCTCTTAGGAAGAAATCTCTACCTTACCCTTGAACTTTTAGAAATGGGAATAAAACCCATAATAGCCCTTAACAAAGTAGATGAAATAGAGCAATCCGGCTTCAAAATAGATGCAAAAAAATTGGAGCAAATTCTTCACCTTCCCGTCATCCCCATTTCTGCCACCAAGAAGAAAGGTCTTGAAGAACTCTCAGAAACAATACTCCGCGTAGCAACCGGAGACCTCACATTAAAAGGTTTTGAACCAAGATACTCAAAAGACCTTGAAAACGCAATAATGCTCATAACCTACCGCCTGGAATCAGTTTTGTTAGAAGAAAACTTACCTTTCCCTCTGCGGTGGTTAGCCATAAAACTATTAGAACAAGACCCGGAAATAATAGAACAGTTAGACAAATACGTCGCTGACCCGGAAATTATCCTGAAGGAGTTAGAAGAAATTGAAGAAGTAATTCAGCAAAGACACCGTTGTGACCTTCCTTCTTTCGTAGCAAAAGAAAGATTCCACCTGGCTTCTGAAATAGCGAAGAAAGCGATAACAAAAACAAAACCCACAGCAGCTTTAACAATAAGCGACAGAATAGACAAGATCGTAACGAACCCTCTAACCGGCATACCCATCTTCTTTCTCATAATGTGGCTTGTATTCAAATTAACCTTTTCCATAAGCGCACCGTTTACAGACCTTATAGATTACTTCTTCGGACAGTTCCTGCCAGACTTAGTAGAAACGAAATTTAACTTTCTTCCTCACTTTCTTATATCTCTGTTAGATGACGGCGTATTTGCAGGCGTTGGTGCTGTTCTCATGTTTCTACCAATACTCAGCGTTCTCTTTTTCCTCATGTCTATCCTTGAAGACACCGGCTACATGGCAAGAGCAGCAGCTCTATGGGATAACTTTATGAAACTCTTCGGACTTTCCGGCGCTTCCGTTATACCGATGATTTTAGGATTTGGATGCAACGTTCCTGCCGTTTACGCAACCCGGGCAATGCGTTCACCTACACAGAAACTGATAACAATGATGGTAATTCCATGGATATCCTGTAGTGCAAGACTCCCCGTTTACGCCGTTTTTACCGCTGCCTTTTTCAAAAACTACCAATCCTTAGTCATATTCGGACTCTATCTGACAGGCGTTCTATTTGCTCTCGCTTTTGCATTTATCGTTTCTAAAAAACTTAAAACAACTGAAGAAGAGTTTTTCATAGAACTCCCTTCTTATAAACTTCCCGCCTGGAACGTTGTTCTTAACCAGACCTACATTGAAGTAAGAGAGTTCGTTCAAAAGGCCGGCACGGTAATATTTGCGCTTTCGGTATTCATCTGGCTAATAGCGAGTTTACCGCCCGGAACGGACTACGCATCTCCAGAAAGCCTGGTGGGACATTTAGGAAAAGCCCTACAACCCATTTTTGAACCTATAGGCATTCACGACTGGAAACCTATAGTAGCGCTGATTTTCGGTGCTCTTGCAAAAGAAGTTGTTGTAGGAACGTTAGGAACTCTATACGGCGTAGAACACAGCATCTCTCAGGCACTATCAAACACATTCACACCTGCTTCAGCACTTTCCTATATGGTTTTCGTCCTGTTATACATACCCTGCGTTGCAACAATTGCAGCTATAAAACAGGAAAGTGGAAGCTGGAAGTATCCTGCTATACTTATAGTAACTGAACTCACGGTAGCCTGGATAGCTGCCTTTTCCGTTTACCACGTTGCAAAGGTATTTCTAAATGGCTAA
- a CDS encoding HD domain-containing protein yields the protein MELEFPTYKELLKDKKILYYINRADYFLERMGYTDHGIKHATWVAENAKNLLLKITGNVRISELAGIAGLLHDIGHVISRHDHAQSSALLAYELLKNKGFLDDDLTEITFAIGNHEEETGMPVTEVAAALVIADKSHVSRTRVRNKSDIFEDIHDRVNYAVLSSRLEVEKENRIIRLVLKIDTKISDILDYFSIFQPRMEMCRKATEVLGFRFRMRINDTDI from the coding sequence GTGGAACTTGAATTTCCAACCTATAAAGAACTGCTAAAAGATAAAAAAATCCTCTACTACATCAACCGTGCCGACTACTTCCTTGAAAGAATGGGCTACACAGACCACGGAATAAAGCACGCCACCTGGGTTGCAGAAAACGCCAAGAACCTTCTTCTAAAGATAACGGGAAACGTGAGAATTTCTGAACTTGCAGGAATAGCGGGGCTTCTTCACGACATCGGTCACGTAATATCCCGTCACGACCACGCCCAGAGTAGCGCCCTGTTAGCCTACGAGCTTCTTAAAAATAAAGGTTTTTTAGATGACGACCTTACAGAAATAACCTTTGCCATCGGCAACCATGAAGAAGAAACCGGAATGCCCGTAACAGAAGTTGCAGCAGCTCTTGTAATAGCCGACAAGTCTCACGTTAGCAGGACAAGAGTCAGAAATAAAAGCGACATCTTTGAAGACATTCACGACCGCGTTAACTACGCCGTTCTTTCAAGTCGCTTAGAAGTTGAAAAAGAAAATCGTATAATTCGCCTTGTTTTAAAGATAGATACGAAAATTTCAGACATTTTAGACTACTTCAGCATCTTCCAGCCGAGAATGGAGATGTGCAGAAAGGCAACTGAAGTGCTTGGATTTCGCTTCAGGATGAGAATTAACGATACAGACATTTAA